In Scytonema millei VB511283, a single window of DNA contains:
- the pheA gene encoding prephenate dehydratase, whose translation MTVSIAHLGPSGTYSEQAAIAYRDRLQQEGQETALHPYPSIPQTLKAVAQGEAQIAVVPVENSIEGSVAVTLDMMWLLDTLQIQLALVLPIAHVLLSHAQSLDTLQVVYSHPQALAQCQLWFTQFLPHVKLIPTNSTTEALQHLEREKTAGAISSLRAAKLYNLPVLASGISDYPDNCTRFWVLSRQPSTIGSHTSLAFSLPANVPGALVKPLQVFAQRNINLSRIESRPTKRSLGEYLYFIDLEGDSHNSAVESALTELTAHTEILKNFGSYKVVLLNQNN comes from the coding sequence ATGACCGTATCGATTGCCCATTTGGGACCTAGTGGCACTTATTCCGAACAAGCTGCGATCGCCTATCGCGATCGATTGCAACAGGAAGGACAAGAGACAGCCTTGCATCCCTACCCCAGCATTCCTCAAACCCTCAAAGCTGTGGCGCAAGGAGAAGCACAAATTGCTGTCGTACCAGTCGAGAATTCGATTGAGGGCAGTGTTGCCGTCACTTTAGATATGATGTGGCTGTTGGATACTCTACAGATTCAACTGGCTTTAGTCTTGCCAATTGCCCATGTTTTGCTTTCCCACGCTCAAAGTCTGGATACGCTGCAAGTCGTCTATTCTCATCCTCAAGCACTGGCACAGTGTCAGTTGTGGTTCACGCAATTTTTGCCACACGTCAAATTGATTCCGACAAATTCTACCACTGAGGCGTTACAGCATTTAGAACGGGAGAAAACTGCGGGGGCAATATCTTCTCTACGGGCAGCAAAACTTTATAATTTACCCGTATTGGCTAGCGGCATTTCTGACTATCCCGATAATTGCACGCGATTTTGGGTACTCAGCCGCCAGCCCTCAACCATAGGCAGTCATACGTCTCTGGCTTTTAGTTTACCTGCCAATGTTCCAGGTGCATTGGTCAAACCGCTTCAGGTATTTGCCCAAAGAAATATCAATCTCAGTCGGATTGAGTCTCGTCCGACTAAGCGATCGCTAGGCGAATATCTCTATTTTATTGACTTAGAAGGCGACTCTCATAATAGTGCTGTGGAGTCAGCTTTAACAGAATTAACGGCACATACAGAAATCTTAAAGAATTTTGGCAGCTACAAAGTCGTGCTGCTCAACCAAAACAACTAG
- a CDS encoding DUF1997 domain-containing protein, producing MYTRFTASQSVEIVVPEQPVPIQHYLRQPQRLVKALVDPSRIEQLDCESFRLKIRPLSFMTLNIQPTADLKVWTEPNGTVNLRSVACEILGLDYINQRFELNLQGHLAPYQHQNITLLKGKADLEVKVELPFPLNMTPQPIVETTGNGLLKSVLVTIKQRLLHQLLTDYRSWVSDNQNQLPVTSYQLPVSEA from the coding sequence ATGTATACTCGGTTCACCGCCTCTCAGTCTGTTGAAATTGTTGTCCCAGAACAACCCGTACCGATCCAACACTACCTGCGTCAACCCCAACGTTTGGTAAAAGCTCTGGTAGACCCCAGCCGGATCGAGCAGTTAGATTGTGAAAGCTTTCGGTTGAAGATCCGTCCGCTCTCATTTATGACCCTGAACATTCAACCAACCGCAGACTTGAAAGTGTGGACAGAACCGAACGGTACGGTGAATTTGCGATCGGTTGCTTGTGAAATTTTGGGATTAGATTACATTAACCAACGGTTTGAGTTAAACCTTCAAGGTCATTTAGCTCCATATCAACACCAGAACATTACTTTACTGAAAGGTAAAGCCGATCTAGAGGTAAAGGTTGAACTGCCTTTTCCTTTGAATATGACACCCCAACCAATTGTTGAGACTACTGGCAATGGCTTACTAAAAAGCGTGTTGGTGACGATTAAGCAACGCTTGCTACATCAACTTTTGACGGACTACCGTAGCTGGGTGAGCGACAATCAAAATCAGTTACCAGTTACCAGTTATCAGTTACCAGTAAGCGAGGCTTGA